The genomic interval ataaattttatattattaatatatataaaaacacatattttatattttataaaatatgtacaaagtTAGAGTTGGAGGCTAAAGTCGGAGTCGGACTGACTCcacctccgactccaactttCCAACTAAAAAAGActctaattctaatttattgGAGTCGAAATGaagtcaaatttttaaatttttactcaTTCTAGTCGGAGGTTTGGATTCATTGGAAGGCTAGTGCTATGGGGTTTTAGAGACTCGACAATTCATGTTTCAGTGAAAGGGGGCTTGTGCTCGAAGCCCAATCGGCATAAAACCAAATTCCATCTGTTTGAAGCCCAATTACCTTTAACTCCAAACCCAATGGGCCAAACCTCATACTATTCAAGATCCCTATCTCTTTTAAGGCCcatgataaatttttaaatttgaaaatcataaatattGGTAAGAGTATAATATTCATATCGTTCTAAgttaaatattctaaaaataattaaatgctGTGACAAGGCACCTATAGAGtaattaagatagaaatagGAGATGGTCATGGCAGaactaaaaaaattagagaaatgtttGGTCTATATgcaaatattatacaaatattatacaaatgaaaaactaaaaatataagtttttatatgcgtatatattacttatgagtaatgctatatataatcgtgaagcGTATAAGCATTGTGcagtctttttgaaaaagagtatggtccactattaagaaattaatcttttttatgtagatcccgtttttatttatttttttcaaaataattgcgCTGTACttatacactcacgactgcaactatcatttctctttatgctatctctcattctctttttcattttttgtcacactcttttttatttttgtcttttttagatgaaataagTAATATCAAgcaataatttgaaataaaaattagaataactaaattaaaatttggaatcttaaaaaaaaaaaaaaaaaagtagaagggGCTGTTTTATCTAGAATTTCAGGtgcacataaattataataattacagGCTGGTGATGAATAGATAGAGCACCAACTATGTATCATATATGTCCAATCATAAGAGTAGAGTATGTGTTCGTAAAAGTAGTGGGAGAACCTTTGCTACCATATCACCAAAAAATTAACAAGGCTAGGCAACACCAAACACCCATTTCCATAAATGTGCCAAACAGTGGTCCCAATTCATCTTGAAGGGTCTCGTGGTAGAGTATCCCCTAAAGCATTGAAAGCAACCCCCACGTCCTCTCCCTtggttttttctcctctttttaaCACCTTTTCTCAATCCTTCTTCTTTACATTCCTTTCGGTTTCTCGAACCGGATCGAATGATCCAAcgcaaaaataaatagaaattttttacAATTCGAAAAGAGATAAATACAGTATATACGTTGAATATAATGAGATTCACAAATTGTACTGTCAATTTCTCTCTTAACTATAGATAGTATTTAGATTGAATGTTCCATGATTCATTCTATATAAAAATCGTATGAAAGTATGTTATAAGAATCACGTAATGTATCTATCATTCACCAAAATTAAACCATTTAAATCGAATAACTTCATagttactcatcatctattgACTTATAAGGTTAGGTgagttaatttaatatattttggcaTCCACCAATATGACATTGACATGTGCCCTCTAAAGTGCCCGACAGGGAAATATAAGGATTACAATTTACCCAAAAGATGACAAACTAGGGCAGCTCCTATCTTGaattaatcatattatattTCCCAATGGTTCAAATCACATTGCTTTAGCATtagagagtttgaaaaagttgtccATGGGCCAATCAATATGCCCCAACCAATCTTTCAACATGACATAATTGAACTATCATGTGGGtgtaagaaattatataaatataaatatatatatatatatatgtatgcatatggGTACATCATGatatctatctttttttttttttttaaatgtctcaAATGCATGATTACTTTATATATTCTTGTCCTCATCTCACCTTTTAGTGGCAAAAACAAATGaccttttttaatcattaaactTGCAATTCAAACTAACATATCCCAATGAATCACCAACTGCCATGCATTTTACCAGTGATTCGATGTTGATAGCCCATTTTTTCAGCATTAGTTAAACACTGATGGCTtgatatagataaatattttaatcataaataaattttaaaaaattaaatttataaattgacatgacgTGAcgtgataaaattatttttattataaaatatatctaacagtATTTATCTTAGATATAATCTTATGAAAGATAAATGTTGTTCTCATTTTGAATTTCGTCATTTCAATTATATTGATTAATATGatgcattttaaataattctcTATTTAAGTAGTACTTATAATGCACTAAATAAGCGGGTATgactaaatataaaaaaaaactactccTTTTTAAAAGAACCCATATGCCttatttgctattttttttttatttttataaacaagttgtattaaattaaatagaagTAGGTTGAGGCCATGAAAAAAAAGCCTCATTATAGTAGTCGACCAATGATTTGGGCccttattaaaaagttaaataataaataaaatatatatatatttatgacgaattatttataataaaaataaattaattttaataaaaaataataaacaataataaacaattttcttctaACATGTGCAGCTTAATATTATCTAATAAGTGAAGTGAAAGACTGTAGGTAATGGCTACAACCAAAGCACTGTAAGCAATCATTTAGATGCGTTTATCGTAGAATTTCATGCATTGGGGCAATGTCGTACTTTCTTATTTGGAATCTTAATACGTTAATAGAGTGAAGACACACACGTCAtccatttcataatatatttaacaatacatattttaaagtgagaatatttttataaaatatcttatccttaattttaagacataattatgtaatattttgtgaaaagtaatatgcgtttatcattttttttaatgtaaatataCGTTAGACTTACTTTCCATTAGCCAGAGAggaatattgagatgaaaattaaataaaatattattttttaatattattattattttaaaattttaaaaatttaaattattttttatattttatataaaaaatttaaaaaattatgataataaaatgagatggataTGTGTTTGAGATCATTTTCTCAATGAAACTTGTTCAAAGTAACTTGGTACTGCATGATTTGGGGAATCTTACGCTTTATATACTGTCGGATTTGAATGCGTCCAGACATCAAGAATCGACAGTATACAGTATACCTtaacaaatttaaattaaagattgCCATAAATGAGTTTTCTTGAGAAACTCTCACcgacttctttctttcttcttcttataaTTTCCAAGACTCTCTCCCACCGACTTTATGGCCTCTCCTGTTCATAAATCTCACgcgctttattattattaatagtaATTCTCTTTCACGTGAGAAAAACGAAGGTTTGAATGTTGACTATATATGGATAGAAATAAAGAATCTTACCAATATTTCTAAAGATAAAAGAGTATTACTGTATTAGGATTGATTTTGATAAGAATTATTTTGGACACCATTAAAGATTGTGGTCCATGAAAATTCTCGATTGCATTGTCTTCGGTACCCATGTCATATGAGTTTTCCGCAATAAATATATTTCAggtaattcaaaaataaaaatatcagtaTGATGATGCCTAAAGATTgcttgtatttaaataaatttgaaccTTAAACTTAAAGAGAGCATACTCTCAAGTCCAAGACATTTACCACTTGAGCCGGGCTTATAAGCAAACTACGATCGTTCACGCTTAAAGAAAATTTTGCATTTACGAttataaaatagagaaattatatttataattatagagtgcATAAGTGCCACgcatttcttttgataaaattgagtaaatatgagacataataataaaaaaaattaattttttaataatagatcctattttaaaaaaatatatatatataacgctTACATAATCtataactgtatctaatatcgtttgtaaaaatatatatgataaccCATTTATTGGActtcgaaatatatatatatatatatatatttttttagtaatgctaGGAGTGCTATATAAGTTTTCATATAGTCTTTTAACAAATTTGTTTATTACCAATTAAAgactaaaaactgaaaaactaAGTTAAAtggatatttattatattagtgATCCACCACCTATCACTAAAGTTTAAAATGtctatataatatgataaacaaaaaagtctatataataaaatttatagggaatttaatattttctatttttgggtGGAATAAATTTCCATCCATCGGTTAtcttatttggaaaatgattaacTCACAATATTTTGTACAACATATTGTACAATAATATGTTGAAtgatgagtatttttataaaattatgttacttttataagatattttataaaaatatccctcaTTCAACacattattgtataaaatgttgtgaatatatatcattactcatattatTTTGCAGGTGACGATCAACTTCGTCATCAGATTTCATTATAAAgtgattgaaaataattttataattgtaatggAATTTGCCACGATCTAGcactacaataaaaattaaaaaaaaaagaaaaaagaaaaaaagcttgTTGAGTAAGGAACCAACAACCTGATTTCAGTCAAATCATGCTTGTATgccaaaaataatttgtatCTTTGGATAacttccaaaaaataataattaaaaacaactTGAGAAAGttcgtttcttttttcttcttcaacaagGGTATCAAAGCCAAGGGTATTCTTCTCATGGTGATGATTATTAAGAtcatgtttggatagtaaatcaagtgaagataaattaaaataaaaattaaaagttaaataaaatattataaaaatattaatttttaatattattattattttaagaattaaaaaaattaaattatttattatattttatgtgaaaatttaaacaaattataataataagaaaatatgagaTGAACCATTTTTACTATCCTAATAGGACCTACAACTTCTTAAATATCAACATAATTGCATGCACATCAAAGACTAAAGCtgcgtttagatattgagctgaattgagttctttataaatagtagtgagttgagatggtggagtgagtcTTATGGAAtctacctaagatgagtttaaatgtgtttgtatgttaagatgagtttagatatatttatagaaaattgaaaaaggttgtgggtccctcGTATAAATAagtgttaaattgaaaaatattgtaggtctcatgtgtaaaaagattttgaattgagatgaatttaataatttgagagttgagtatttggacgttagactcagtttaaaattaggctgaattgagttgatctcAATTAAATCTAtcaaccaaacggggcctataagaatagttagttttttttttttttcaaacaaaaaattcattcattcataaaaccTCAACCATATTGTTTTGATCAATCCAAAGAGAATGATCAATAAAAGTAGGAACATGCTCCCACCACAGAAATATTATCAACATTCCAAGCATGACGTGCTAATCTATGAGCTACCTCATTCCCCATTCGATCGATGCACATGTTGGACTTCAACCTCTTGAAAATGTTTAAGCAAGCTCTTAGCTTCCATAATAAGACTATCATCTGCTGACAATGAATCTTGTTTATTATTAAGTTCTTGAACCTGCAAAATACAATCACTCTCAACATCAAGTTTTGAAAATCCCAAGTGGACAATCAGTTGTAAACCTCTTAATAAGGCCAACAGTTCAATGGTAGATGGATTTTCTACCGCATTTTCAATCTTGCTTGCAGCCATCACTAGTTTACCTTTGTCATCGCGAAGTACCACCCCCATACCAGCCTTTCTCACATCTAAAAACACAACTCCATCCACATTCAATTTTAGAAAACCTCTTGGAGGAGGATTCCAACTGCATGCTCTTTTGGCATTATGAGTTGATGAACTTCTTAAGTCAGTAAAAGTTTTATACATAGACATGAAGTGATTAATAACCTGCTTAGGCAGAAGCAAGAGTTGTTCCATTTGCATCTTATTGCGTCTAAACCACAAGCCCCAGGTGATAAGAAAGAACAGTGTGAACTCTGACTTTGTTCTtctatcaataataaaatttataacaaCCAAGAAATCCAAATCTAGAGGTAACTGCTCCATAACAGGTACGTAATTCTTCCGTAAACCTTTGAAAGATGGACAATACACTAAGGCATGATGAACATCTTCAGGGACTGCCTTGCATAAACAACACCTATCTTCCACAtctactttcttctttttcatgttaTGAAGAGTAGGCAATATGTTTTTACAAGTTCGCCATGCAAAAATTTGAATTCTCTTTGACACCTTCATCTTCCACAACATTTTCCACAGCTTCCTTTAGTCTGTAGCATTTGAGCTCTCCCCCTCACTGTAGCTCCGCAGGTCTTTATAAGTCTATAAGCACTTTTGACCACTTTTTTCAATTTCGTATCGTACTAGTCGGTACAACCGATATTTGCTGAACCAGCTGTTGGGTCGGTACATGTACTATATATGTTTCGTACCAACCTAAATATcggtaccggcctcaatttcggcctttaatttttttttttcattttttcaaattacaagcttattttttgacctccaattcagactaaactatttataatttatatatatgtatttatatataatttattcatatatagattattattttagaatataatttttatatatttatatatataatttatttatatatcaactatctcgaaacggtatcagtatcgaaatatttcgttacAGTACCTTGACCGGTATGGTTTccgatacggtattcaaaacattgtttttgacgctaaaaatctcattcttttCTTCTGTCCATATCCATTTTTATCTTCACACTGGTTGGATGACAATATAGTTgggcaaaaaaaataaaggaatagtTTAAGCTACCATTGATTAACGCCTTTGATGGGtatgaaagaaaagagagatcaTGTAAGAAAATCTATTCGAAGTTTCTTCAAATTGGCAATTAACCTCAACTATTCTTATAACTTCTCtcaatttaactaattttacacaaaataaaaataatatttaatttaatatttaattttaattttaacttattttatcttatttacaaaaataaactaggcctAAATCAACAACTAtcatataagaataattttgataGATATGATTAAAAACAATCCAATCAATAGATTGCTCTAACTACTGTCAtctaagaataatttatttcatgaatAGTATCGATTAATTTGAGGTGATTGTCGAGAATTTCCACTCTTCCTTTATGAATCTTCTTTTATTAAGTAATGCAATTATCTTGTTGAAAAAACTGACAACGAGCCCTTATTGCAGACCGTATTACAGAATTAACTGCTTTATTTTTTGTACgaacaattaataattgttttcCCTTAATTGCTCCTTTTTGTTTTCGtgggaaaggaaaggaaagggaagggaagggaagagTCAGACAATCCGGACCGATGATTGGTGGGGACTGGACTTTGCTGAATTAGGGTTTAGTAGGGATCTCCTCTAAGGCTGATTTTGAAATATGAGTTGACATCAGATGATCAAAATTAGATtctatttaaatgttaaattgaattctttataaataataatgagttaaaattataGAGTAAATTATGTAGGATTGTTACGAGCACGAGCGACTAAATAAGTAACTAGTGGATCAACAGGAAAAATTGCTAAATCACTTCGGCGTGCTTTACCTATTGTGAATGAATTTTGATAAAAGGTGTGGGTTATTTAATGAGGATCCCAGCTCTGCAAACAATTGTTTGGATaagtttatatgtttttaaatgttaagttgagtttatatgtatttatagaaagttaaaaaagattatggatCCTgcatgtaaagaggtgttgagttgaaaaaagttgtagatcccacgtgtaaagatgttatgaatttagtgatttcagagttgaatatttgaatgttagactcagcttaaaattagattgcTGGTTTTAGTTTAGTTCAAGTTCCAAACGGGGCAATCtctaaatattgatgttttatgAGTCTTATtaagatgtgtttaaatgtaaatagattaaaatatatatctgaatgtatgaaatatattgagatgagtttaaatattacGAGGAATGGTacacacacaaatatttttacatttttataccattatgttttaaaataagagtagttatataaaataattttataaaaatatttatcatttaaaataaatggttataaaaattattattgatgttaaattatcaaatttctcTATTATCTTTTAGATCAAGActtttagagttttctaaattaattttttttaatgttttgaagGAATATAGAtgcaatatttaaattttcttgcaTTCAATGTCGGGACTCATATTATTTATCAACAACATT from Juglans regia cultivar Chandler chromosome 2, Walnut 2.0, whole genome shotgun sequence carries:
- the LOC108999120 gene encoding uncharacterized protein LOC108999120, encoding MKKKKVDVEDRCCLCKAVPEDVHHALVYCPSFKGLRKNYVPVMEQLPLDLDFLVVINFIIDRRTKSEFTLFFLITWGLWFRRNKMQMEQLLLLPKQVINHFMSMYKTFTDLRSSSTHNAKRACSWNPPPRGFLKLNVDGVVFLDVRKAGMGVVLRDDKGKLVMAASKIENAVENPSTIELLALLRGLQLIVHLGFSKLDVESDCILQVQELNNKQDSLSADDSLIMEAKSLLKHFQEVEVQHVHRSNGE